The genomic stretch CCCAAAATCTGTTAAGGCGTAGGAGAATCCATCTAACACATAACTAGTAGTCTTTTCCTTCAGTTTCTCACGGTTTTTGGCTACTGAATTGCAGAGAAGGCCATACGCAGCAACTCCCCAAGGATACTTTCGAACCTTCTCAAGATCCATGACCACCATGATGTATTTGAGGGAGATATTGACTTTCTCATCTCTCGCTAATACCACACAGAGAATGATGGCCAGGTAGATCAGTCGTATGCGATCTGCATTGTTCCACTTCTTAACAGCTTCCTTGTCCTTATTCCACAGGTTTAAGAGTGTAACTGTTCCATCTTTTCTCCTCAACACCTTTCTCCAGAAACCACCATCATATTTCCAGTCTTCGAACTCCTTAACAGAGATACTAGTATTGCACTCAAACCTGTTTACTGTGTGGCACTCTTGTAATGAAAATCGAAGTGGTCTCCTCGCAAAGATAAACCAAAGCTCGTGCATCCTGTAAGTCAGCAGCTCCCTGCACAAGAAGCTGTGTATCACTCTCGCGGAGTACCCGAGACCATTCTCGTGAAGCTTTAAATCTGAGAAAAACGGATCTTTTTCACAACATCCAACTCCTTTGGCAGCCACTTTGTGAACTTTTTGATAATGTAGTCGATCCTGTAGTTGTTATTGATCTGAGTCACTTGGAGCTCCTCGCCCCCTTAAAAATCCTCTTTGGTAACTCCTCAGACATATTTACAAGCCATGAAAAAAATGTTAGTTCAACATGTTAAAGTATCAATATCATCACAAAAATAATTAGATCAAAAACAAGCGGACAACATTAGCTACATGAAAATCGGACACAATTATCTAAGACTACAAAACACAATAAAAGGACAATACTCTACATTATTAGCGGAAAACAAACTGTTACCAAACAACAACAATTTGTTCGATCAATCAATCAATAACAAGCATGTCTAGAACCGTGAAATGAGAGAAAAAACTATTGTAATGAGagcacacaaacaaacaaaaacatattcTAGAACACTTTTTTCCAATCGAACCACAATTATCTGAGATTACAAACACACAATCAAAGAACAACTACTCTACATTACAATCGGAAACCAAAAGCTACATGAAAACATACACAATCGGACAACATCAACAAGATTTGAAGTCCCTATTTTTCTCCCTTTCGAAAAACCTTAatcaattttctaaaaatacaaataaaaaacattaacaTGCAAAGACTTAATCGTGGTGTATAACATGATTAACCATCCCAGGAACAAATCAACTTTAAGAAACATGAAAAATcggttaaaaatatatagtttaaatgGAAGAACACTTTGATTTCGTGTTAGATGAGAATCAATAGAAGTAATCGAATAACTTTGTTTATTGTTGGTAGGTCAAAGGAAATCTATTTTCTTGTTCTACTACTCTCCTTTCCTTCTGTATACTATCTTGGTTGACCATATGGTATTGACCCATCAAGTCATATATTTCTAACTATTGCTTCGCATTTTTTTAAATCTGTATATATTAGGTTGGTGACCACATGGTATTGTCCCATCAAATCACCAACCAATCATAAAGCAACCCCTCATCAACCTACTCAAAACTCTTTCAGAGCGTCCATGGCTTTTTCAACTCTGCCACTCGATTTGACAAAAGAAATACTCTACAGGACTCCGGCAGAGTCTCTGGTCCGAGCAAAGGTGACATGCAAGCAGTGGAACGATCTCATCAAGGACAAGAGTTTCATCTACGAACACTTCCATCGCTCCCCGGAAAAGATTCCTAAGAGCTGACCAGACGGTAAAAATCTTGGATCTGGTGAACAGAACACGTTCAAACTCACCAATCCCAGATGAGCTCCAACTTTCGATATCAAATGTCATAGCCATGGTTCACTGCGATGGACTCATGCTGTGTGTCTGGAGtgacaagaaaaaatttaaattccACAACATCGCCCTTTGGAATCTCCTCACAAGGAATTTCAACTTGGTCGAGCCTAGGCTCGCTCGAGAGGCTCAACGGTTCCTGATGGATGATCACTTCGGGATCGGATACGACGTTAACAAGCCTCGAGGTAATTACAAGATCTTGATGTTTTCAGCTGATCACTATGGTGAAGCAGTGGTGGAGATTAACGAGTGCATGTCGAAATCATGGAAAACGCTTGATGATTCCAAGGTTGATTGGGAAGCAGATCCCTGGTGCAATGGTGTCTCTGTCGTGGGTAACATGTATTGGCTtgtcaagaagaagactatAAACAACATTGTAGCTTTTGATTTCTCCGTTGAGACATTCAAGGACATATGCTTTTTTATCATCTCCCTTATGATAATAATTATCTAGGCTCCTTCGATGGGGATAAACTGTCTTTGCtacatcaaaaccaaaactaTCCAAGTCCAATCGAGGTGTGGATTTCGAGCAAGCTGGCTGTTGGGAATGTCACGTTTGCCAAATATTTCAGGGTGTCCAGCCCTGATCTCCCGGCGTTTCGTTACCTTACATTTTGGCCTTATCCGGTATACTGCATTGCCAAGCACAAACGTATCATCGCATGGTATGCTAAGTTTTCTACTCGCTTGATTCTTTGTGAAATTGATAATGGTGGGGTAAGTAATCAATATGTGATAAAACAAGACTATTTGGATGATTGTTTTGGCACCCCCTTTTGTAGCTACGTCTAAAACCAAGTCTGGTTTCCCTTCCATGATAAGAGATGGATATAAGAGAAGATGGTTGTTTTAagctttattatattttataagttgTATGATGTTGATCTTATGCACTGAAATAAATGTTTTACTGAGACTGACATTGGTTTTGGTATGGCTAAATATGCAACTTATTGGAAAAGTTCTTTTATctcaatttgaaaaaaaaaagaaatcattatatagtaaaatttgattaaattctATTTACATATAAAGAGTAAAGAAAGATCTACAGATTACCcctagaaaatatataaagaaggcAGGACATTGCACTTTGTAccattttctgaaaaaaaacatttgttttgcaAATGATTAACAACATTAACAGATTATTATTAGATTGAATTCCGGGAgggaaaataagaaagaaagacaCGGTTCTGTTGGTTTACTGCAACTAACATTGGTTTTGGTAAGACACCCTTGGGAGGCAGGGGCCGAGCTAGGGTGTGGGTAGGGGGTGCCTGTGCACccataatatttttgaaaactaatgtattctttaacaaaattttaatgtgCACCCATAATAATTTATAACTTGCACCCATAAAAATAGACAATtcctgaataaacaaaacaaaacaattctATTTAACAAGACAAACACAAGTTAGTCACTTTAAGAAATCAATATAACTTGAATTTTGAAGCCAACCATTATCCTATGTTATGatgaaaatatgcattaaaacaatattgtcatatttttgattttttttcaaaatatgtgcGTTAAACCCTacgaaaatattaagttttggtttaaatgctctatatttttaagcttatactcattaatgttgtttaaaattttgtaataaatttatacatttttatcaatgtatgataaactctctttcatggtacatggaCATCGTTCTagttttttaacaattaaattAGTAAAACTTTATATGCCATCTAAATCATTGGACTTAccaatatgaaatttttattcttgagagaaacaaaaaaaataaaaggtttcaaacctctttgaccatcatcctaTGTCAATACATGATGAAAATATGCATTTAAACAagaatatcatatttattgattctttatcaaaattTGTGGGtacccctacgaaaatataatttattttgttaatttctcTACATAATGAAGTCTATAATCaataaagttgtttaaaattttctaaatgcattataaatttgtattaatctattaattataaacttttttccATGGTACATGGacatcattctaattttttttaacaattgttttaataaaattttatatgttgcTTAAATTAGTAAACTAACCACTGTGAAATCTTTATTCTTGTGGATAAACGGAAACAATAAATGTTTCAAACCTCTTTAAACATTATCTTATGTCagcatatatttattaaaaaaatattgtcatatttttgattttttctcaaattttgtaggttacactacgaaaatattgagctTTTAGGTAAATTCCCCTATATACTGAGTTAATACTCTttgagagaaacagagaaaacaaaGGTTTCAAACATCTTTGACCAGCATCCTATGTCAATACATGATGCAATTATGCATTTAAACAagattatcatatttattgatttttattcaaatttgtGGGTTAAACCTTacgaaattttaaatttttcgtTAGTTTCCCTATATACTTATGTTTATACtcattaaagttgtttaaaattttctaaatgcaTTATAGATttgtattaatctattataaaaaaatttccatggtacatgggcatcgttctaattttttaacaatttttaaaataaaactttatatgttgcttaaattagtggattaaccactatgaaatctctattctttTGGATAAACGGAAATAATAAAGGTTTCAACCCTCTTTGAACATTATCCTACGTCAGCATACaatgcatatatttattaaataaatacatgtattcataataaaacatgtatattttaaatgaatgaaggagaataataaattattctctattcattaaaattatatcatttgcagaatttttttacatttagttttttttttaaataattttatacttcaaattataaaaaaatattctttattaaatttaggaaaaaataatctttttatcatttttattattatgtttctttttttttgcctcaATTGTTTGTTTAATGGTTTTCACTTCGTATAgcaataaataagtaaatacatGTGGAGATACTTAAAGCAATAAGTGgcataaaaaaacttaatatttcATTGAAAATAGATACTCATATCTAATAGCATGTTGCAATATAGAAGAGAAAAATGTTCCAAAGTGAATGTGACTGTATTATTCACAAAATTGCGTTGAGATTAAAAAATGATTCAGGAACGAACCTTCTCTCTTCAAAGAGTGGACAAGCACAAAAAGCTAAAACCGCAATGGAATAAAAAGTGCTTCTGCTCCaaccaaaagaacaaaaaaaaaaaagagaggaataACCAAATTAATTCCACcatttttactctctctctctctcctcgccCGCTTCTGCAATTCGAAAGTTTTGGCATCTCCGCGAATCAATCACGTCTGTAAAATCTCCACCGTCATCTCTCTT from Raphanus sativus cultivar WK10039 unplaced genomic scaffold, ASM80110v3 Scaffold1586, whole genome shotgun sequence encodes the following:
- the LOC108807781 gene encoding putative F-box only protein 15, yielding MVHCDGLMLCVWSDKKKFKFHNIALWNLLTRNFNLVEPRLAREAQRFLMDDHFGIGYDVNKPRGNYKILMFSADHYGEAVVEINECMSKSWKTLDDSKVDWEADPWCNGVSVVGSFDGDKLSLLHQNQNYPSPIEVWISSKLAVGNVTFAKYFRVSSPDLPAFRYLTFWPYPVYCIAKHKRIIACYV